A genomic segment from Treponema sp. Marseille-Q3903 encodes:
- a CDS encoding ParB/RepB/Spo0J family partition protein, with amino-acid sequence MARNALGKGLGALLGENLAASQGTDVSNGNSLSEKVRNSSIPPEITVKEDGSMWIDPSLLKPNPKQPRVEFNQKKLDELSESIKEHGIIEPIVIEAAENGEFIIIAGERRSRASKMAGLTSVPVLLRKFDEQQKLEIALIENIQRADLNPIEEAMAYYNLIQLSDLSQDEVAKRVGKARATVANAIRLLKLPEDIQKSLVNGQITSGHARALLMVKNDADMRVMFGKIIGSDLSVREAEALADQYNNGSRAAAKKEEKKPVKKDADVLSFEQELRNIFGTRDVSLKGDINKGSIVIGYSNKKDFDRIYEVLLSKK; translated from the coding sequence GTGGCTAGAAATGCATTAGGAAAAGGTCTTGGTGCATTGCTCGGAGAGAACCTTGCTGCATCACAGGGGACTGATGTTTCAAACGGAAATTCACTGTCAGAAAAAGTTAGAAACAGCAGCATTCCGCCGGAGATTACAGTAAAAGAAGACGGAAGCATGTGGATTGATCCATCTCTTTTAAAACCGAATCCGAAACAACCCCGTGTCGAGTTCAATCAAAAAAAACTAGATGAGCTTTCTGAATCTATAAAAGAGCATGGAATCATCGAGCCAATCGTGATTGAAGCTGCTGAAAACGGTGAGTTTATCATAATCGCCGGTGAGCGCCGTTCTCGTGCTTCAAAAATGGCAGGTCTTACAAGCGTGCCGGTCTTGCTGAGAAAATTCGACGAACAGCAAAAGCTCGAAATCGCCTTGATTGAAAATATACAGCGCGCCGATTTGAACCCAATCGAAGAAGCGATGGCGTATTACAACTTGATTCAGCTTAGTGATTTGAGTCAGGATGAAGTTGCAAAACGCGTTGGGAAAGCCCGCGCTACTGTCGCAAACGCTATTCGCCTTTTAAAACTCCCAGAAGATATTCAAAAATCACTTGTAAATGGGCAAATCACTTCTGGACACGCACGCGCCTTGCTGATGGTAAAAAATGATGCAGATATGCGAGTCATGTTTGGCAAAATCATAGGTTCCGATCTTTCTGTCCGAGAAGCGGAAGCTTTGGCAGACCAGTACAACAACGGTAGTCGAGCGGCGGCAAAAAAAGAAGAAAAGAAACCTGTAAAAAAAGACGCTGATGTATTAAGTTTTGAGCAAGAGCTCCGCAATATATTTGGAACTCGCGATGTGTCTCTCAAAGGCGATATAAACAAAGGTTCTATCGTAATTGGATACTCAAATAAAAAGGACTTCGATAGAATCTACGAAGTCCTCCTATCTAAAAAATAA
- a CDS encoding aminopeptidase, which translates to MEVTKINERLIVDYKNFLNKGKTERECVSEIVKMARENGYKDVSEFKNLKSGDKVYITKMNKAVALFEIGVGQIENGMNILCAHIDSPRLDAKQNPIYEKDFVTYLNTHYYGGIKKYQWTAIPLAIHGVICKKNGETVNVVIGENQDDPVFCISDILPHLAQEQMKDKASDFIKGEDLDVILGFVPPAKRDENQSKDEKKDAKEKSKKTILAILKEAYGIEENDLESAELEIVPAGKARDLGLDRSMILGYGQDDRSCAFTSVAAMIETRAQKRTTCCLCVDKEEIGSVGATGMASNLFENMVAEIVARTEPAYSELTLRRCLERSCMLSSDVNAAYDPINANLYDKENSSMLGGGVAFQKYTGSRGKYSASDANPEFIAIVRNAMNKANVNYQMAELGKVDQGGGGTIAYHAAKYGMDVLDAGVAVLSMHAPWEIASKEDICQIYECNKAFLVIDK; encoded by the coding sequence ATGGAAGTTACTAAAATTAACGAGCGACTCATAGTTGACTACAAAAACTTCTTGAACAAAGGAAAGACTGAACGCGAATGTGTTTCAGAAATTGTAAAAATGGCTCGGGAAAACGGCTACAAAGACGTTTCCGAATTTAAAAACCTCAAATCAGGTGATAAAGTCTACATCACAAAGATGAACAAAGCTGTCGCTCTTTTTGAAATTGGAGTTGGACAAATTGAAAACGGAATGAATATCCTGTGTGCACACATCGATTCTCCGAGACTCGATGCAAAACAAAATCCTATTTATGAAAAAGATTTTGTTACATATCTGAACACTCACTATTATGGCGGTATAAAAAAGTATCAGTGGACTGCAATTCCGCTTGCAATTCACGGCGTTATATGTAAAAAAAATGGTGAGACAGTGAATGTTGTTATCGGAGAAAATCAAGATGACCCTGTTTTTTGCATTTCCGACATCCTTCCTCACCTTGCGCAAGAACAGATGAAAGATAAAGCAAGCGATTTCATAAAAGGAGAGGACCTCGACGTCATACTCGGCTTTGTTCCTCCTGCAAAACGCGATGAAAATCAATCAAAAGACGAAAAAAAAGACGCTAAAGAAAAAAGCAAAAAAACGATATTGGCTATTTTGAAAGAAGCATACGGAATTGAAGAAAATGACCTTGAGTCTGCAGAGCTTGAAATCGTGCCGGCTGGAAAAGCTCGTGACTTAGGGCTAGACCGCTCGATGATTCTTGGATACGGTCAAGATGACCGTTCGTGTGCTTTCACATCTGTTGCCGCCATGATTGAAACTCGCGCTCAAAAACGCACAACTTGCTGCCTCTGCGTAGACAAAGAAGAAATTGGAAGCGTCGGCGCTACAGGAATGGCTTCTAACCTTTTTGAAAACATGGTTGCGGAAATTGTCGCACGCACAGAACCTGCTTACAGCGAATTGACTCTGAGAAGATGCCTTGAGCGCAGTTGCATGCTTTCCTCTGACGTAAACGCAGCCTACGATCCGATAAACGCAAATCTTTATGATAAAGAAAATTCAAGCATGCTCGGCGGCGGTGTCGCATTCCAAAAATATACCGGAAGCCGCGGAAAATATAGCGCTTCTGACGCGAACCCTGAATTCATCGCAATCGTTCGCAACGCAATGAACAAAGCTAACGTGAATTACCAGATGGCTGAGCTTGGAAAAGTAGACCAAGGTGGCGGTGGAACAATAGCATATCATGCAGCAAAATACGGAATGGACGTTTTAGACGCAGGTGTCGCAGTTTTGAGCATGCACGCTCCTTGGGAAATCGCAAGTAAAGAAGATATCTGCCAGATTTACGAATGCAACAAAGCGTTTCTAGTAATAGACAAATAA
- a CDS encoding LacI family DNA-binding transcriptional regulator: MVTLKEIAERCSVSIATVSNILNGKQNVSESTRKRILQVIKETGYKPNYMARGLRASKTHSIGLILDDLTEFSSPGIVDGIMSHFEEYNYKTIIENLRFYSKWGTKWYQNEGYRESVSSAIEEFLAIKVDGIIYVAGHSRDINCIPSDLNIPFVISYAFTDVPGISTVEIDDVKSASNMTQYLIKNGHKSIAVVAGKKDNIHTVRRLEGIKQAAAENGLKIDDEIIVYGDWMSDSGYNACRVIFNSKKEFSAIFCLNDLMAAGVYSYLNEIGKTPQKDVSIVGFDNRTLSRYLKPSLTTMEIPLVEIGKKSAELLLNQIESDKDVATQKYFVPCNLIERNSVRYIK, encoded by the coding sequence ATGGTCACTTTAAAAGAAATAGCAGAACGATGTTCTGTTTCAATTGCAACAGTTTCAAATATTTTAAATGGGAAGCAAAATGTTTCAGAAAGTACGAGAAAGAGGATTTTACAAGTAATCAAAGAGACAGGCTACAAGCCGAATTATATGGCGCGAGGTCTGAGGGCTTCTAAAACTCACTCTATTGGACTTATACTAGATGATTTAACCGAGTTCAGTTCTCCCGGCATAGTTGATGGGATTATGTCTCATTTTGAAGAGTACAATTACAAAACGATAATAGAAAATCTCCGTTTTTATTCCAAATGGGGAACAAAATGGTATCAGAATGAAGGATATAGAGAATCTGTTTCAAGTGCTATTGAAGAATTTCTTGCGATAAAAGTAGACGGAATTATTTACGTTGCAGGTCACTCAAGAGACATAAACTGCATTCCTAGCGACCTGAATATTCCTTTTGTCATATCATATGCGTTTACAGATGTGCCAGGAATTTCGACAGTTGAAATAGACGATGTTAAATCCGCATCCAATATGACTCAATATCTTATAAAAAACGGACACAAAAGCATCGCAGTCGTCGCAGGTAAAAAAGACAATATTCACACCGTGAGGCGACTTGAGGGAATTAAACAAGCTGCCGCAGAAAATGGACTGAAAATAGACGACGAGATTATTGTATATGGTGACTGGATGAGCGACTCCGGGTACAATGCCTGCAGAGTTATATTTAATTCAAAAAAAGAATTTTCGGCAATTTTTTGCCTCAATGACCTCATGGCTGCAGGAGTTTACTCCTACCTAAACGAGATTGGAAAAACACCTCAAAAGGACGTTTCTATAGTCGGATTTGATAACCGCACGCTTTCAAGATACCTAAAGCCGAGTTTGACGACTATGGAAATTCCTCTTGTTGAAATAGGTAAAAAATCGGCAGAACTTCTGCTAAATCAAATTGAATCTGACAAAGATGTGGCGACTCAAAAATATTTTGTGCCTTGCAATTTGATTGAGCGCAATTCTGTCAGATATATTAAATAA
- a CDS encoding FecR domain-containing protein translates to MREKFKKLLILGIVLAAASGLFAEDAVITYVKGKVEVKKGQSWVSVQRGDKIKKSDILNTGFDSEAKIKLIDSVLYIGPVTRISLTELSTTGKKDNVSIFLKTGAVRSKVSHTEAKRVNYTVNTAVAVASCRGTDWIVDDSNVVTCFEGVVAVAPYISEIESSIAPTRLSSSNKKESAGVAEDSGITPTSDEGILVQENQTISVSENQTVSPAVNNTVQSINSLASSVSTAAAQETVSTDFGANLLSIDSQNGRTVAKPSVTVRIAFE, encoded by the coding sequence ATGAGGGAAAAGTTTAAAAAATTATTGATTTTAGGCATTGTGTTAGCAGCTGCAAGCGGACTTTTTGCAGAAGATGCTGTTATAACTTATGTAAAAGGTAAAGTTGAAGTAAAAAAAGGGCAGTCTTGGGTTTCTGTACAGCGAGGAGATAAAATCAAAAAATCTGATATTTTGAATACAGGTTTTGACTCAGAAGCAAAAATAAAACTTATAGACTCTGTTTTGTATATTGGTCCTGTCACTCGTATATCCTTGACAGAACTTTCGACAACAGGAAAAAAAGATAACGTCAGCATTTTTCTAAAAACAGGCGCCGTTCGTTCGAAGGTAAGCCATACGGAAGCTAAGCGAGTAAATTATACTGTTAATACAGCTGTGGCAGTCGCTTCTTGCCGCGGTACAGACTGGATCGTCGATGATTCAAACGTTGTAACATGTTTTGAAGGAGTCGTTGCAGTCGCACCTTATATTTCTGAAATAGAATCTTCTATCGCTCCGACAAGACTTTCATCAAGCAATAAAAAAGAAAGTGCAGGTGTTGCAGAAGATTCAGGAATAACTCCTACATCTGATGAAGGAATTCTTGTACAGGAAAATCAGACAATTTCCGTATCTGAAAATCAGACAGTATCGCCTGCCGTAAACAACACTGTTCAGTCCATAAACAGTTTAGCATCATCTGTTTCAACAGCAGCCGCACAAGAAACAGTATCGACCGATTTTGGCGCAAACCTCTTGTCTATAGACTCTCAAAATGGCAGAACAGTTGCAAAACCATCGGTTACCGTCCGTATCGCTTTTGAATAG
- a CDS encoding energy-coupling factor transporter ATPase, whose product MSIISVEHLKFSYSQKVVIDDVSFAIAKGSYTSIVGKNGSGKSTLARLICGLEEPSFGKVEIQPENKIGIVFQSPKDQIVSGIVSRDTAFGPQNLGLNPGEIELRTIESLNVVDMLDRAGDPTAALSLGQTQKIALSGILALRPEILILDEAVSMIDSKSRSDLLDFIDYWHKCGNTIVQITHDMEVVERSDNIIEIENGKVSFYGTKNAYLADKNNVLKISGSPLPVTDKKLLAEKIKNSSAEMTFCVKNLNYVYGSKKINGHGIFDISFNLYKGTLTALTGQSGAGKSTILELCTGLLNAESGKLYGARPVLAQQNAKAALFETFAADDVAFGPRNLGITGKNLKGRVQKAMDDAALPYQQFGEKRTFELSGGEQRRLSIAGILALDSDIIFFDEPTAGLDCAARSQVLYMMKKLAEEGKTVLFSTHHFDEAQFADREIYIENGKLVKDTVGDDTASDIPESLSELSASESAKLLENLQSVSYSLSCSKEKKKSPVERLSAWFRIILFSLLFVSSLAARPVWLCAIMLLISVIYDVLCGFRLKKLLISSLKILPFLLFFSIFQMIFYPALEGEIHFTNWKWFTVTPSKIFFCLAAIIRTDAALACISGLFVSTPEYDLIDGLNGILLPLQLIHIPVRHFILIVEIIFRFIPLLVDEASSIIKTQIIRGGLGKVHGRMARIRAAIPLIVPLIIQTIKRSESLADAITVRCFK is encoded by the coding sequence ATGAGTATTATTTCTGTAGAACATTTAAAATTTTCATATTCCCAAAAAGTTGTCATAGATGACGTTTCTTTCGCGATTGCGAAAGGTTCGTATACTTCAATCGTCGGCAAAAACGGGAGCGGAAAAAGTACTCTGGCACGGCTCATATGCGGGCTTGAAGAACCGTCTTTTGGGAAAGTTGAAATTCAACCGGAAAATAAAATCGGAATAGTTTTCCAATCACCAAAAGATCAGATTGTAAGTGGGATAGTTTCTCGCGATACTGCTTTCGGACCTCAAAATCTCGGGCTTAATCCAGGCGAAATTGAACTTAGGACAATTGAATCTCTCAACGTCGTAGATATGCTCGATAGGGCAGGAGATCCGACTGCGGCTCTTTCTCTCGGGCAAACTCAAAAAATCGCACTGAGCGGAATCTTAGCGCTCCGTCCAGAAATTTTGATTCTTGATGAAGCCGTCTCAATGATAGACTCTAAGTCTCGCTCAGACCTGCTTGATTTTATTGACTATTGGCATAAATGCGGCAACACAATTGTTCAAATCACACACGATATGGAAGTTGTTGAGCGCTCCGACAACATAATCGAAATTGAAAACGGAAAAGTTTCTTTTTATGGGACAAAAAATGCATATCTGGCAGATAAGAATAATGTTTTAAAAATTTCAGGTTCTCCTCTTCCTGTTACAGATAAAAAACTTCTTGCAGAAAAAATAAAAAACTCGTCTGCCGAGATGACTTTTTGTGTAAAAAACTTGAATTATGTGTACGGCAGCAAGAAAATAAATGGACACGGGATTTTCGATATCAGTTTTAATCTGTACAAAGGGACTCTCACGGCTTTAACAGGGCAGTCCGGCGCCGGAAAATCGACTATTTTGGAATTGTGCACAGGACTGTTAAATGCTGAAAGCGGCAAACTGTATGGCGCTCGTCCTGTTCTTGCCCAGCAGAATGCAAAAGCTGCCCTTTTTGAAACTTTTGCCGCCGATGATGTCGCTTTTGGTCCTCGAAATCTTGGAATAACAGGAAAAAACTTAAAGGGGCGTGTTCAAAAAGCGATGGATGATGCAGCGCTCCCGTATCAACAGTTTGGAGAAAAACGGACTTTTGAGCTTTCCGGCGGTGAACAGAGGAGGCTTTCAATCGCTGGAATTCTCGCTTTGGATTCAGATATCATATTTTTTGATGAACCGACAGCAGGGCTTGACTGTGCTGCTCGAAGCCAAGTTTTATATATGATGAAAAAACTTGCAGAAGAAGGAAAAACAGTTTTGTTCAGCACTCATCACTTTGATGAAGCGCAATTTGCCGACCGTGAAATTTACATAGAAAATGGTAAACTCGTAAAAGATACGGTAGGCGATGATACAGCATCCGATATTCCCGAATCGTTATCGGAGCTGTCAGCTAGTGAGTCTGCAAAACTTCTTGAAAATCTCCAATCAGTATCTTATAGCTTGTCATGTAGCAAAGAAAAAAAGAAATCGCCTGTTGAGCGACTGAGTGCATGGTTCAGAATAATTTTGTTTTCATTGCTTTTTGTTTCTTCCCTCGCAGCTCGTCCGGTATGGCTTTGCGCAATCATGCTTTTGATTTCTGTTATCTATGATGTTTTGTGTGGGTTCAGGCTTAAAAAACTTCTTATTTCAAGCCTTAAAATTTTACCTTTTCTTTTGTTTTTCAGCATTTTTCAGATGATTTTTTACCCTGCGTTAGAAGGAGAAATACATTTTACAAACTGGAAATGGTTTACGGTGACTCCGTCAAAAATCTTTTTTTGTCTCGCTGCGATTATCAGAACTGATGCTGCTCTTGCCTGCATTTCCGGATTATTTGTTTCGACTCCAGAATACGACTTGATCGATGGATTGAACGGAATTTTGTTGCCTCTTCAGTTGATTCATATTCCAGTCCGCCATTTTATATTAATTGTGGAAATTATTTTCAGATTTATTCCGCTTTTAGTTGATGAAGCGAGTTCTATCATAAAAACTCAAATAATACGCGGTGGTCTTGGGAAAGTCCATGGGAGAATGGCTAGAATTCGTGCCGCAATCCCACTAATAGTTCCTCTTATCATTCAGACAATAAAACGTTCCGAATCGCTCGCAGACGCTATCACGGTGAGGTGTTTTAAATGA
- a CDS encoding NUDIX domain-containing protein, whose translation MINGMKTDTETQNSDMQNDFKMCPICGSKKIKNQENRKWICPDCGFDLYKNVAAAVGVIIEDSHKNILFEVRAKEPRNGFLAIPGGFIDFDESAEEALCRECFEELGVKFDQNDFHYICTFPNTYPYKKIEYKTCDIFFKAELPKKYNSIDDFIKALKPEQSEVLTLCSKRVATEEDIETLPLAFESSAKALKKYLAMQKGEYKR comes from the coding sequence ATGATTAATGGAATGAAAACGGACACGGAAACGCAAAACTCTGATATGCAAAACGATTTCAAAATGTGCCCGATATGCGGCAGCAAAAAAATCAAAAATCAAGAAAACAGAAAATGGATTTGCCCTGACTGTGGTTTTGATTTATACAAAAATGTTGCTGCGGCCGTCGGTGTCATAATCGAAGATAGTCATAAAAATATTCTGTTTGAAGTGCGCGCAAAAGAGCCTCGCAATGGATTTCTGGCGATACCGGGCGGCTTTATAGACTTTGATGAATCTGCTGAAGAAGCTTTATGCCGCGAATGTTTTGAGGAACTCGGAGTAAAGTTTGATCAAAATGACTTTCATTATATCTGCACTTTTCCGAATACTTACCCTTATAAAAAAATTGAATATAAAACATGTGATATTTTTTTTAAAGCGGAGTTGCCTAAAAAATACAATTCAATCGATGATTTTATAAAAGCGCTAAAACCGGAACAGAGTGAAGTTCTGACACTTTGTTCAAAAAGAGTTGCGACAGAAGAAGATATCGAAACGCTTCCGCTCGCATTTGAAAGCTCCGCAAAAGCTCTAAAAAAATATCTCGCTATGCAAAAAGGAGAATATAAACGATGA
- a CDS encoding sodium:alanine symporter family protein, whose amino-acid sequence MFETILNTIDDVVWGIPTIALILVTGIVMTVAARGIQFTKLRRAFKSIFKENEGKGELSGFSALCTALSATIGTGNIVGVATAILAGGPGALFWMWIAALLGTATKYAECMLAIKYREVKEDGHVLGGPFYVIEKGMGKNWKWLAVLFAIFGTLVGLFGIGTFTQVNGICGAVQNAFDPEKTAVAFTIGQYSYSWATVIAGAIITVGVALVVIGGLQRIAKVAEKVVPAMAIIYVFLGLSVIIMNASKVPAAFALIFKGAFGFDSGIKAISGAAAGTIIRMAMQKGIARGIFSNEAGLGSAPIAASAVQTNEHVEQGLVNMTGTVIDTLIICTMTGLSIVLSGIDVWNSGATGAALTANAFSAMLGGDGVSVQFLLMICLVFFAFTTILGWDYYSEKCLEYLSNGNMTVVKIYRWLYIAAVAIGPYMTISAVWTIADITNGLMAIPNCISLIVLSGIVAKETKDYFNRVPVL is encoded by the coding sequence ATGTTTGAAACAATCCTTAACACTATTGATGACGTTGTTTGGGGAATCCCGACAATCGCTCTTATTCTTGTGACCGGAATAGTGATGACGGTCGCAGCTCGCGGTATTCAGTTTACAAAACTGAGACGTGCTTTTAAAAGTATTTTTAAAGAGAATGAAGGTAAAGGAGAGCTTTCTGGATTTTCCGCTCTTTGTACTGCACTGTCTGCAACGATTGGTACCGGTAACATCGTAGGTGTTGCTACTGCCATTCTTGCCGGTGGACCCGGTGCCCTTTTTTGGATGTGGATTGCCGCTCTGCTTGGAACAGCTACAAAGTATGCTGAATGTATGCTTGCTATTAAATACCGTGAAGTCAAGGAAGACGGTCATGTGCTTGGAGGACCATTCTATGTGATTGAAAAAGGTATGGGCAAAAACTGGAAATGGCTTGCCGTTTTGTTTGCAATTTTCGGAACTCTCGTAGGACTTTTCGGCATCGGTACATTCACACAGGTAAACGGTATTTGCGGCGCTGTTCAAAACGCATTCGACCCTGAGAAAACTGCTGTTGCATTTACAATCGGTCAATATTCATATTCTTGGGCAACTGTGATTGCAGGTGCGATCATCACTGTCGGAGTTGCACTTGTAGTTATCGGCGGTCTTCAGCGAATCGCAAAAGTTGCAGAAAAAGTTGTTCCCGCTATGGCTATAATCTATGTATTTCTCGGTCTTTCGGTTATAATCATGAACGCTTCTAAAGTTCCGGCTGCTTTTGCTCTGATATTCAAAGGTGCATTTGGGTTTGATTCGGGCATTAAAGCAATTTCAGGTGCGGCTGCGGGAACAATCATCCGCATGGCGATGCAGAAAGGTATTGCTCGAGGTATTTTCTCGAACGAGGCAGGACTAGGATCGGCTCCAATCGCTGCATCGGCAGTCCAGACAAACGAACATGTCGAACAAGGCTTAGTAAATATGACCGGAACTGTAATCGATACGTTGATAATCTGTACAATGACAGGGCTTTCAATTGTGCTATCAGGAATCGATGTCTGGAACAGCGGTGCTACAGGGGCAGCACTTACCGCTAACGCATTTTCTGCAATGCTCGGTGGCGATGGTGTTTCTGTTCAGTTCTTGCTTATGATTTGTCTTGTATTTTTTGCATTTACGACTATTCTCGGCTGGGACTACTATTCTGAAAAATGTCTTGAATATCTGTCAAACGGAAATATGACTGTCGTAAAAATCTATCGTTGGCTTTATATTGCGGCAGTTGCGATTGGACCTTATATGACAATTTCCGCAGTTTGGACAATCGCCGATATCACAAACGGTTTGATGGCGATTCCAAACTGTATATCTTTGATTGTTTTAAGCGGAATTGTCGCAAAAGAAACAAAAGATTATTTTAATAGAGTTCCTGTACTCTAA
- a CDS encoding galactokinase has translation MEKTSITPKLLKENFIKIYGFGDGVRIFKSPARINIIGEHIDYNGGKVLPTAIDRFLYCAIRKRPDTKIVYSDLFFPGTYSFDINDDFIFDSANDYANFLNGIISCMKKSGFEFPCGFDVLIGSNIPSAGGISSSSALECGFAWAVNETFGFNISRKKIALMGQKSEHEFINVNCGIMDQYIIATAKKNTAELIDCAKIEHEYVPLKLGDYRFIVMNSKKQRKLSDSKYNERRAQCEEGLTILQDAGYDFPNLCAITPELFDEAGPLIKDDEIYRRVRHCVTEMDRVLKAVDALKANNLAELGTLLYASHASLRDDYEVTGIELDTLVDEASKQHGCIGARMTGAGFGGCAIAIVHKDSIDSFIKNTGDAYKRVIGYEGDFFACSSGDGVSEI, from the coding sequence ATGGAAAAGACTTCAATTACACCGAAATTATTAAAAGAAAATTTCATTAAAATATATGGCTTCGGAGATGGAGTTCGAATATTCAAATCTCCTGCACGCATCAATATCATTGGAGAACACATAGACTACAACGGCGGAAAAGTGCTCCCAACAGCTATCGACAGATTTCTTTACTGCGCAATCCGCAAAAGACCGGATACGAAAATCGTGTACAGCGATTTATTTTTTCCCGGCACTTATAGTTTTGATATAAATGATGATTTTATATTCGATAGCGCTAACGATTATGCGAATTTTTTGAATGGAATTATTTCATGCATGAAAAAAAGCGGATTTGAGTTCCCTTGCGGATTCGATGTATTGATAGGGAGCAATATTCCGAGTGCCGGAGGGATATCATCATCTTCAGCTTTGGAATGCGGATTTGCATGGGCTGTAAACGAGACTTTCGGCTTCAATATTTCACGAAAAAAAATTGCATTGATGGGGCAAAAGAGTGAACACGAGTTTATCAACGTGAACTGTGGAATCATGGATCAGTACATAATTGCGACAGCTAAAAAAAATACGGCTGAACTTATCGACTGCGCAAAAATCGAACACGAATACGTCCCGTTGAAACTTGGGGATTACAGATTTATAGTTATGAATTCTAAAAAACAACGCAAACTTTCCGATTCAAAATACAACGAACGGCGAGCCCAATGCGAAGAAGGTTTGACAATCTTGCAGGATGCCGGTTACGATTTTCCGAACCTCTGTGCTATAACGCCAGAGCTTTTTGATGAAGCAGGTCCTTTGATAAAAGACGATGAGATTTACAGACGCGTGCGACATTGTGTAACAGAGATGGACAGGGTATTAAAAGCCGTAGATGCGCTGAAAGCAAACAATCTTGCTGAATTGGGGACGCTTTTGTACGCATCACACGCATCTTTACGCGATGACTATGAAGTGACAGGAATTGAACTTGACACATTGGTAGACGAGGCATCTAAACAGCACGGTTGCATAGGAGCGCGCATGACAGGAGCAGGATTCGGAGGCTGCGCAATCGCGATCGTTCACAAAGATTCAATCGATTCTTTTATAAAAAATACGGGTGACGCTTATAAAAGAGTCATCGGGTATGAAGGTGATTTTTTTGCATGCTCAAGTGGAGATGGAGTTAGTGAAATTTAA
- a CDS encoding PHP domain-containing protein yields MNTYRYETHLHTCQGSACGNSFGKDYIKLYKEIGYDGIFVTDHFFGGNTAVPFDLPWQERIELYCKGYEQALETAEEINSADGGSFKVFFGLEQTFDGDDYLIYGLDKKWLLSHPEVEKMCHSELFNAVDKIGGLMIQAHPFRLRDYIKAIHLHPRDIHGIEIYNGGNRIEENQLAEIYAKKYNFPMTSGSDIHDCNCLLSIGSDFHVGGMDFETPLEDVFDYANRIKNHQGKIIS; encoded by the coding sequence AAGTGCATGCGGTAACTCATTTGGCAAAGACTATATAAAACTTTACAAAGAAATCGGATACGACGGCATTTTTGTGACAGACCATTTTTTTGGCGGCAACACCGCAGTTCCTTTTGATTTACCGTGGCAGGAAAGAATTGAACTCTACTGCAAAGGATACGAACAAGCTCTCGAAACAGCAGAAGAAATAAACAGTGCCGATGGCGGCAGTTTTAAAGTTTTTTTTGGACTGGAGCAAACTTTTGACGGTGATGATTATTTAATATACGGCTTAGATAAAAAATGGCTGCTATCTCATCCTGAAGTTGAGAAAATGTGTCATTCGGAATTGTTCAACGCTGTAGATAAAATCGGTGGACTTATGATTCAGGCGCATCCTTTTAGATTGCGTGATTATATCAAAGCGATTCACCTACACCCACGCGATATTCACGGAATTGAGATTTACAATGGTGGCAATCGGATAGAAGAGAATCAGTTGGCAGAAATCTATGCAAAAAAATACAACTTTCCAATGACAAGCGGTTCAGACATCCACGACTGCAATTGCCTCCTTTCGATTGGAAGCGATTTTCACGTAGGCGGGATGGATTTTGAAACTCCTCTTGAGGATGTGTTTGATTACGCAAATCGGATTAAAAATCATCAGGGAAAGATAATCTCTTGA